The following proteins are encoded in a genomic region of Hyla sarda isolate aHylSar1 chromosome 3, aHylSar1.hap1, whole genome shotgun sequence:
- the CEP19 gene encoding centrosomal protein of 19 kDa isoform X1 codes for MECGDRRQHGWFDILFFWMDNMSYKAKKCGVRFEPPAIILVYEKDEEKSRQRIMPVRNFSKFSDCSRAAEQLKNNPRHRQYLQGVSLKQLEKLYKLLKGHLKGESLNVSLDIIRREETVDPEEDLNKLDDKELAKKKSIMDELFEKNRKKKDDPDFEYNVEVDFPQDRMVESCGWDDESEDGF; via the exons GGTGGtttgatattttatttttctggatGGATAACATGAGTTACAAAGCCAAAAAATGTGGCGTTCGGTTTGAGCCACCTGCCATTATCTTAGTGTATGAGAAAGACGAGGAGAAATCCAGACAACGTATTATGCCCGTCAGGAACTTTTCTAAATTCTCAG ACTGCAGCCGAGCAGCTGAGCAACTTAAAAACAACCCCCGGCACAGGCAGTATTTGCAAGGTGTCTCCCTAAAACAGTTGGAAAAATTATATAAGTTACTTAAAGGTCATCTGAAAGGCGAGAGTCTAAACGTTAGCCTTGATATCATCCGGAGGGAAGAAACCGTTGATCCAGAAGAGGACCTGAACAAACTGGATGACAAGGAACTTGCCAAGAAGAAGAGCATCATGGATGAACTTTTTGAAaagaacagaaagaaaaaagatgACCCAGACTTTGAGTACAATGTTGAGGTGgattttcctcaggacaggatgGTAGAAAGCTGTGGCTGGGATGATGAATCTGAGGACGGCTTCTGA
- the CEP19 gene encoding centrosomal protein of 19 kDa isoform X2: protein MDNMSYKAKKCGVRFEPPAIILVYEKDEEKSRQRIMPVRNFSKFSDCSRAAEQLKNNPRHRQYLQGVSLKQLEKLYKLLKGHLKGESLNVSLDIIRREETVDPEEDLNKLDDKELAKKKSIMDELFEKNRKKKDDPDFEYNVEVDFPQDRMVESCGWDDESEDGF from the exons atGGATAACATGAGTTACAAAGCCAAAAAATGTGGCGTTCGGTTTGAGCCACCTGCCATTATCTTAGTGTATGAGAAAGACGAGGAGAAATCCAGACAACGTATTATGCCCGTCAGGAACTTTTCTAAATTCTCAG ACTGCAGCCGAGCAGCTGAGCAACTTAAAAACAACCCCCGGCACAGGCAGTATTTGCAAGGTGTCTCCCTAAAACAGTTGGAAAAATTATATAAGTTACTTAAAGGTCATCTGAAAGGCGAGAGTCTAAACGTTAGCCTTGATATCATCCGGAGGGAAGAAACCGTTGATCCAGAAGAGGACCTGAACAAACTGGATGACAAGGAACTTGCCAAGAAGAAGAGCATCATGGATGAACTTTTTGAAaagaacagaaagaaaaaagatgACCCAGACTTTGAGTACAATGTTGAGGTGgattttcctcaggacaggatgGTAGAAAGCTGTGGCTGGGATGATGAATCTGAGGACGGCTTCTGA